Below is a genomic region from Granulicella sp. L56.
GTTGCCAGGTCGGCCATCCCAGCTTCACACCGCAAACCGCGGCCGTCGTAACGATCGACGAAAACGGCGTCGCCACCGCGCAGGCACCAGGCTCGACCATCATCACCGCCAACCTTGCCAACGCTGGAAGCTCCGCGGGCTTCTTCTCTACCTGCCCGCCGACCGCGATCGTTCTCAGCGCTCCCGGCTTTCCTAATGGCAACGCCACGATCAACCCCAACAATCCACTCCCCCTCAATACCGTCGTGACCGACAAAAACGGTACCGTCCTCACCGGCCTCACGCTTGAGTTCGTCTCCACCACGCCGTCGACGATTCCCGGTAGCTCGACCGTTACGCCGCTCTTTCCCGGCGCAGCCGGTATCACCGCCATCTGCCAGCCGCCCTCGTGCAATCCTTCTCCGTTCAACCAGATTGGCCTCTTCGGCAACGGAACCCCGGTCCTGTCCAACGACTTCAACGTTACCTCGATCGGCAAGAACAGCACAGCGCTCTATATCGGCAGCACCAACTCGCAATACATCGTGCCCGTGGACTTCACCACCAACGTGGTCGGCAATCCGGTGCGCCTGCCCTACGTCCCCAACTCGATGGTCATCAGCAACGATGGCTCCTCGATCTATATGGGCAGCACGAATGAGTTGATGACCTTCAACGCGTTGACCAACAGCCTCGCCGCCCAGGACCCCACCGTCATGGGACCGGTACTGGCCGTCTCGCCCGATAACACCACCCTGGTCATCACCGACCCCACCCGCCAACTGGTCTATCTCTACAGCTCGACGGGCACCACCGCCACCGCCTCCGGCATTCAGACCCAGTACGGCGGCGTCGGAACCCACGCCGAGTTCTCTCCCGACAGCCAGACCGTCTACATCACCACCACGACCAATCAATTGCTCGTGCACTCCAGCCTCACCGGTTGGTCGAGCATCACCCTCGGCGATCCGGCAACCGACGTAGCCGTCACCGTGCCCAGCGCCGGGGCCTTTCTCTCCGGTCCCACGACCACAGCACGCGGCCAATGCCCCGTCACCACCACCACCACGGTCAACGGACTGCCCACCACCACCAACGTCTTCTACCCCGACGCCGGTGTCACCGCGCCTGCGACTGATCTCCTTGCCGCAACCAACGACGGCCTTCACATCCTCGGCGCCACCGCAGCGAGCGACAGCCTTATCGATATCTCGCTCCCTAGCGGTGTTCCCACCGGCGCCTGCCTACCCTCGGGATCGCAATTCAGCGCCACCCCCGGGGCTCCTCTGACCTTGGCCGGAGTCACTCCCACCGCCATCACCGGTGTCGATCCCACCTCGGACTCCACCGTCGCCTTCGTCACCTATACCGGCACCGGCGGAGTCGTTCCCTACTACACGCCCGGCACCGGAACCATCGCCAACATTCCGCTCCTGCAGGTAACAGGTAACCCCAGCGCTCCTGTTGCGCCGGTGGCCGGAGTCATCAGCGCCGATAACTTCACCTTCTACGTCGGCACCTCTGGCGACAACGAAGTCCACCTCATCGACCGCACCACCCTGACCGATGATCCAACCAAGGCAATTGCTCCCAACCTGCCCCCCTTCGGACAGAGCAGCGGTTCCACCGTACCTAACCTGCTGGTACAGCGCCCAAGAAAGAGCACCTCGTAATCGCATAGAACCGTACTCATAAAAATGGCCCGCCCGAAGTATTCAGGCGGGCCATTTTCATGTCTCTCATTTGCTGCCAAACAGCTAGGCAGTATCTAAATTTTGGTTGAGCTTACTGCCTGGTGAACCGCAAGAAGCTGTGAGAGGACCGCCTTCAGCTTGTTCAAATGAAGAGCATTCGCGCCATCAGATTTAGCCTCAGCGGGATTGTCATGCACCTCAAGAAACACCCCATCAATTCCCGCCGCGACCGCAGCGCGCGCGAGTACCGGAATGAACTCAGGCTGTCCCCCTGAAACACCGTTACCGGCAGAAGGCGTCTGGACCGAGTGGGTACCGTCGAAGACCACCGGTGCGAAAGCTCGCATCACCGGCAGAGAACGCATATCGACGACCAGATTGTTGTAACCAAAGCTGGCTCCCCGCTCCGTAAGGAAGACGCGCTGGTTGCCACTCTCGCGGATCTTCTCGACAGCATGGCGCATGTCCCAGGGAGCCACAAACTGGCCCTTTTTCACATTGATGGCGCGGCCAGTCTCGGCAGCCGCAATCAGCAAGTCGGTCTGGCGGCAGAGAAAGGCAGGAATCTGCAAAACAGCTTCAACGTCGCCAAGAGCTTCGCTCACGGCCTTGCAATCCTGCGGGGTGTGAACGTCGGTGAGGACAGGCAGCCCAGTGTCCTTCGAGACGGTACGCAGGATGCGGCAGCCTTCCACGAGACCGGGCCCGCGAAAGCTCTTGATGGAGGTGCGGTTGGCCTTGTCATAGCTGGCCTTGAAGAGATAGGGCACGCCAAGGTCAGAGACAACGCGCTGAATGGAATCAGCCATCTTGCGCGCATGAGTCTCGGACTCAATGACGCAGGGGCCCGCGATAAGGAAGAGTTGGCCCCGGCCTACAGGCACGCTGGCAATGTCGAATGGATTAGTCACAGAGCTATTTCATCACATCCGGCAATAAAGAATGGGCGACCGTTGCGCTTGCTGTCTATGCATCACCACAAAAATTTCATCACCTG
It encodes:
- a CDS encoding YncE family protein translates to MRRFVGLVILLLFTIPFGISISGCAKKSAAVVFCNGGDSGPQVGQLTTITLTPKVYGISLNYGAIGQITAPAATDCKGNTVSVPSYTYGSADTSENVVDVQPTTGRVCAGHWNRNSGAGVADFTYCQITNKTGTFSVVASADGANSNPLPVYVHPTVTNVILGPPSATSADCLGSDPATNCSPAAYSTSTTSCTVNPSNGCCTTPLATSTAYVSNACLSQGTTGQLAARVYAGTGSSQTNISCQVGHPSFTPQTAAVVTIDENGVATAQAPGSTIITANLANAGSSAGFFSTCPPTAIVLSAPGFPNGNATINPNNPLPLNTVVTDKNGTVLTGLTLEFVSTTPSTIPGSSTVTPLFPGAAGITAICQPPSCNPSPFNQIGLFGNGTPVLSNDFNVTSIGKNSTALYIGSTNSQYIVPVDFTTNVVGNPVRLPYVPNSMVISNDGSSIYMGSTNELMTFNALTNSLAAQDPTVMGPVLAVSPDNTTLVITDPTRQLVYLYSSTGTTATASGIQTQYGGVGTHAEFSPDSQTVYITTTTNQLLVHSSLTGWSSITLGDPATDVAVTVPSAGAFLSGPTTTARGQCPVTTTTTVNGLPTTTNVFYPDAGVTAPATDLLAATNDGLHILGATAASDSLIDISLPSGVPTGACLPSGSQFSATPGAPLTLAGVTPTAITGVDPTSDSTVAFVTYTGTGGVVPYYTPGTGTIANIPLLQVTGNPSAPVAPVAGVISADNFTFYVGTSGDNEVHLIDRTTLTDDPTKAIAPNLPPFGQSSGSTVPNLLVQRPRKSTS
- the kdsA gene encoding 3-deoxy-8-phosphooctulonate synthase; translated protein: MTNPFDIASVPVGRGQLFLIAGPCVIESETHARKMADSIQRVVSDLGVPYLFKASYDKANRTSIKSFRGPGLVEGCRILRTVSKDTGLPVLTDVHTPQDCKAVSEALGDVEAVLQIPAFLCRQTDLLIAAAETGRAINVKKGQFVAPWDMRHAVEKIRESGNQRVFLTERGASFGYNNLVVDMRSLPVMRAFAPVVFDGTHSVQTPSAGNGVSGGQPEFIPVLARAAVAAGIDGVFLEVHDNPAEAKSDGANALHLNKLKAVLSQLLAVHQAVSSTKI